Proteins from a genomic interval of Tenacibaculum sp. SZ-18:
- a CDS encoding GreA/GreB family elongation factor, giving the protein MKIKKQLFNECKLYVEKRERTIREIMTSNKKALFSETKSSAGDKHETGRAMLQLEMEKASQQIAVVQQMKEVLHRISTEDVSEVIRLGSLVHTNKASYYLSISIGAVAVENEMYFVISSSSPIGKLLLGKRVNDIVEFNGQQIKITQVN; this is encoded by the coding sequence ATGAAAATAAAAAAACAACTTTTTAACGAATGTAAGTTATATGTTGAAAAACGCGAACGAACAATTCGTGAAATTATGACTTCGAATAAAAAAGCGTTGTTTTCAGAAACTAAAAGCTCTGCAGGAGATAAACATGAAACAGGAAGAGCAATGTTACAGTTAGAAATGGAGAAGGCAAGTCAGCAAATAGCAGTTGTTCAACAAATGAAAGAAGTACTGCATCGAATTAGTACAGAGGATGTTTCAGAGGTAATTCGTTTAGGAAGTTTGGTACACACCAATAAAGCATCCTATTATTTAAGCATTAGTATTGGAGCTGTTGCTGTTGAAAATGAAATGTATTTTGTAATTTCTAGTTCTTCACCTATTGGTAAATTATTGTTAGGAAAGAGAGTGAATGATATTGTGGAATTTAATGGGCAACAAATAAAAATTACACAGGTAAATTAA
- a CDS encoding ABC transporter ATP-binding protein, translating to MLKVNNISFFYTKNKPTLNNISLSLKPGEHLSIMGESGCGKSTLLKVIYGLLDVDKGTLFWKDHQILGPEYHLVPGMDFFKYVPQHFDLMPFTTVAENISKYLSRFFPEEAKQRTQELLEVIEMEEFANLKVKTLSGGQQQRVAIARALAKEPELLLLDEPFSQIDNFKKNSLRRKLFQYLKDKNIACIVATHDGSDALSFSDQLIVIKDHSILAQGRPNELYQFPPNIYVAALFDDVNEININGEPKLVYPHQISVTDNAQVKATVKKNYFKGNYWLIEVISDEKQLFLSNSIPLTIDSEIAISFNLPV from the coding sequence ATGCTAAAAGTAAACAACATTTCTTTTTTTTATACTAAGAATAAACCTACACTTAATAATATAAGTCTTTCGTTAAAACCAGGAGAACATTTAAGTATTATGGGAGAAAGTGGCTGTGGTAAATCAACTTTATTAAAAGTAATTTATGGATTACTCGATGTTGATAAAGGCACATTGTTCTGGAAAGATCATCAAATTTTAGGTCCAGAATATCATTTAGTTCCAGGGATGGATTTCTTCAAATATGTTCCTCAACACTTCGATTTAATGCCCTTTACTACTGTAGCAGAAAATATTTCAAAGTATTTATCTCGTTTTTTTCCTGAGGAAGCAAAACAAAGGACTCAAGAGCTTTTAGAAGTTATTGAAATGGAAGAATTTGCTAATCTAAAAGTAAAAACATTAAGTGGTGGACAACAACAACGAGTTGCCATAGCAAGAGCTTTAGCAAAAGAGCCTGAATTACTTTTACTGGATGAACCTTTCAGTCAAATAGACAATTTCAAGAAAAATTCATTAAGAAGAAAATTATTTCAATACCTAAAAGATAAAAATATTGCCTGTATTGTTGCTACTCACGATGGAAGCGATGCCTTATCATTTTCGGACCAACTAATCGTTATAAAAGACCATTCAATTCTTGCACAAGGAAGGCCGAATGAGCTTTATCAATTTCCTCCAAATATTTATGTAGCAGCACTTTTTGATGATGTTAACGAAATCAATATTAATGGCGAACCGAAGTTAGTTTATCCTCATCAAATTTCTGTCACGGACAACGCCCAAGTGAAAGCAACAGTGAAGAAGAATTATTTCAAGGGAAATTACTGGTTAATTGAAGTTATTTCAGATGAAAAACAACTATTTTTATCTAATTCAATCCCGCTAACTATCGATTCAGAGATTGCCATATCTTTTAATTTACCTGTGTAA
- the trxA gene encoding thioredoxin, with protein MTELLTKSEFIDKIFDFENKKEWDYNGDVPVLIDFYADWCGPCKILAPVLDQLSEEYEGKVKIYKVDTESEQELSTVFGIRSIPSMLFCPVGEDPQMAHGALPKKQIEQIILDVLKVSK; from the coding sequence ATGACAGAGTTACTAACAAAGAGTGAATTTATAGATAAAATATTCGATTTTGAAAATAAGAAAGAATGGGATTATAACGGTGATGTTCCAGTATTAATTGATTTTTATGCTGATTGGTGTGGACCGTGTAAAATATTAGCTCCAGTTCTTGATCAGTTGAGTGAAGAATATGAAGGTAAAGTAAAAATATACAAAGTAGATACAGAGTCAGAACAGGAGCTCTCAACTGTTTTTGGTATTCGTAGTATTCCATCAATGTTATTCTGCCCAGTAGGAGAAGATCCTCAAATGGCTCATGGTGCGTTACCAAAGAAACAAATAGAGCAGATAATTTTGGATGTACTTAAGGTTTCTAAATAG
- a CDS encoding M13 family metallopeptidase, whose amino-acid sequence MITLKKVLICSAVASVAMMACKTEKAETAEKIPGIVLENMDTSVKPSDDFFRYVNGSWLDKTEIPADRTRWGGFGELRKKTDADVLVILNEAIEQGNFPKIKDTQGNEIDSDQQKAVNYYESIMDTVTRNQQGIAPLKPYLAKIDEIKTKKDVEDYITNMAPYGGGAFYGFGVFNDLKDSKTNAGYLGAGGLGLSRDYYVDQDDDTKEKLKKYEAFVAKMFQKLGDDEATATKNAATVVAFERSLAEPMMTKEDRRDTRKMYNPMSVEELQALVPAIDWNAHLTGIGVLNTEKTENVGKVLEKVIVTDPNYFKAFNTIFTECPVADMKTLLRWNAINGAAGSLSTDLEKANWEFYSRDLRGAKAQRPRTERALASVNGSIGEALGKLYVDKKFPPEAKQKAKEMIDNVMLGFEKRIKGLSWMSDSTKQKALEKLNRLTVKIAYPDEWKDYSALQVKGIKEGGSYFENAINVSKWNYEKDIAKLGKPVDRSEWGMSPQTVNAYFNPVNNEIVFPAAILQPPFYNYQADEAVNYGGIGAVIGHEISHCFDDSGARFDADGNLNNWWTDEDLAKFTTEGKALIGQYDALVAIDDVHVNGTFTLGENIGDLGGVNAAYEGLQIFLEKNGRPGEIDGFTPEQRFFLSWGTIWRTKARPEAIKNQIKTDPHSPGNFRAYVPLKNVDAFYQAFDIKEGDKMYLKPEDRVKIW is encoded by the coding sequence ATGATCACACTTAAAAAAGTTCTAATTTGTAGTGCTGTTGCCTCAGTTGCTATGATGGCCTGTAAAACAGAAAAAGCAGAAACTGCTGAAAAAATCCCTGGGATTGTTTTAGAGAATATGGATACTTCAGTAAAGCCATCAGATGATTTCTTTAGATATGTTAACGGAAGTTGGTTAGACAAAACTGAAATTCCTGCGGACAGAACAAGATGGGGAGGGTTTGGAGAGCTACGTAAAAAAACTGACGCTGACGTATTAGTAATCTTAAATGAAGCTATCGAACAAGGTAACTTCCCAAAGATTAAAGATACACAAGGAAATGAAATTGATAGCGATCAGCAAAAAGCAGTAAATTATTACGAAAGTATTATGGACACTGTTACTCGTAATCAACAAGGTATTGCTCCGTTAAAACCTTATTTAGCGAAGATTGATGAAATTAAAACTAAAAAAGATGTAGAAGATTACATCACGAACATGGCTCCATATGGTGGCGGTGCTTTCTATGGTTTTGGTGTTTTCAATGATTTAAAAGATAGTAAAACAAATGCTGGATACTTAGGTGCTGGTGGTTTGGGATTATCAAGAGATTACTATGTTGATCAAGACGATGATACTAAAGAAAAATTAAAAAAATACGAGGCTTTTGTAGCTAAAATGTTCCAAAAACTTGGAGATGATGAAGCTACCGCTACAAAGAATGCTGCTACTGTAGTTGCTTTCGAGCGTAGTTTGGCAGAACCAATGATGACTAAGGAAGACAGACGTGATACAAGAAAAATGTACAATCCAATGTCTGTTGAAGAATTACAAGCTTTAGTTCCTGCAATTGATTGGAATGCTCACTTAACTGGTATTGGTGTTTTAAATACTGAAAAAACAGAAAATGTAGGTAAAGTATTAGAAAAGGTCATTGTTACTGACCCTAACTACTTCAAAGCTTTCAATACAATTTTCACAGAGTGTCCTGTTGCAGACATGAAAACACTTTTACGTTGGAATGCCATCAACGGAGCTGCTGGATCTTTATCTACAGATTTAGAAAAAGCTAATTGGGAGTTTTATAGTAGAGATTTACGTGGTGCAAAAGCACAACGACCAAGAACTGAAAGAGCATTAGCTTCTGTAAATGGTTCAATAGGTGAGGCACTTGGTAAATTATATGTAGACAAAAAATTCCCGCCTGAAGCGAAGCAAAAAGCTAAGGAGATGATTGATAATGTAATGTTAGGTTTTGAAAAGCGAATCAAAGGGTTATCATGGATGAGTGATTCTACAAAGCAAAAAGCACTAGAAAAATTAAACCGATTAACTGTAAAAATAGCTTACCCAGACGAGTGGAAAGATTATTCAGCTTTACAGGTTAAAGGAATAAAAGAAGGCGGAAGCTATTTTGAAAATGCGATTAACGTTTCTAAATGGAACTACGAAAAAGATATTGCAAAATTAGGTAAGCCTGTTGATCGATCTGAATGGGGAATGTCTCCTCAAACTGTAAATGCTTACTTTAATCCAGTAAACAATGAAATCGTATTCCCTGCTGCAATTTTACAACCTCCATTCTATAATTACCAAGCTGATGAAGCAGTGAACTATGGTGGAATTGGTGCTGTAATCGGACATGAAATTTCTCACTGTTTTGATGATTCTGGAGCTCGTTTTGACGCTGACGGAAACTTAAATAACTGGTGGACTGATGAAGATTTAGCGAAGTTTACTACTGAAGGAAAAGCATTAATTGGTCAGTACGATGCATTAGTTGCTATTGATGATGTTCACGTAAATGGAACTTTTACTTTGGGAGAAAATATTGGTGATTTAGGTGGTGTAAATGCTGCTTATGAAGGATTACAAATCTTCTTAGAGAAAAATGGTCGTCCAGGAGAAATCGATGGTTTCACTCCTGAGCAACGTTTCTTCCTTTCTTGGGGAACAATTTGGAGAACTAAAGCACGTCCAGAGGCAATTAAAAATCAGATTAAAACAGATCCTCACTCTCCAGGAAACTTTAGAGCATACGTGCCTTTAAAAAATGTTGATGCTTTCTACCAAGCTTTTGATATTAAAGAAGGTGATAAAATGTATTTAAAACCAGAAGATAGAGTTAAAATCTGGTAA
- a CDS encoding prolyl oligopeptidase family serine peptidase produces MKKLILSTLAVALIFACKTESPKKNTSPLNYPETVKQPVVDNYFDTEVTDNYRWLEDDRSKETENWVKAENKITFNYLDKIPYRAQLKERLSELWNYEKIGVPFEEGDYTYFYKNNGLQNHYVLYRKNKERKEEVFLDPNTFAEDGTTSMSSVSFSKDGKTVAYAISEGGSDWRKIIIMDVESKKIKEDTLVDVKFSGISWKGNDGFYYSSYDKPKGSELSAKTDQHKLYYHKLGTPQNTDQVVFGATPEEKHRYVGGYLTDDNKYLVVTASTSTSGNKLFIKDLSKPNSDFVTVVDNFNSDTYVADNKGTKLYLVTNLNAPNQKIVTVDAVNPTPENWKDFIPETENVLSPSKGSGYFFAEYMVDAVSKVFQYDYDGNLIREIELPGVGSVGGFGGKKDAKELYFSFTNYNTPSSSYQFNPKDGSYELYWKPNISFNSDEYESKQVFYNSKDGTKVPIIITYKKGLELNGKNPTILYGYGGFNISLTPSFSIANAVWMEQGGVYAVPNLRGGGEYGKKWHDAGTKLQKQNVFDDFIAAAEYLINNNYTSSDFLAIRGGSNGGLLVGATMTQRPDLMKVALPAVGVLDMLRYHTFTAGAGWAYDYGTAEDNKEMFEYLKGYSPVHNVKEGVEYPATMVTTGDHDDRVVPAHSFKFAAELQDKQQGSNPVLIRIETNAGHGAGTPVAKTIEQYADIFGFTLHNMGFENLPDSKTEKIKP; encoded by the coding sequence ATGAAAAAATTAATCTTATCTACTCTTGCAGTTGCACTTATCTTCGCCTGTAAGACTGAATCTCCAAAAAAAAACACTAGCCCATTGAATTACCCTGAAACAGTAAAACAACCTGTTGTAGATAACTATTTTGATACCGAAGTAACAGATAACTACAGATGGTTAGAAGATGATCGAAGTAAAGAAACGGAAAACTGGGTAAAAGCCGAAAATAAGATTACATTTAATTATCTTGATAAAATACCATACAGAGCACAACTAAAAGAGCGATTATCTGAGCTTTGGAATTATGAAAAAATAGGTGTTCCTTTTGAAGAAGGAGATTACACGTATTTCTATAAAAATAATGGGCTACAAAACCATTATGTATTATACCGAAAAAACAAAGAAAGGAAAGAAGAAGTTTTCCTTGATCCAAATACATTTGCAGAAGATGGAACAACTTCTATGAGTAGTGTAAGTTTTTCAAAAGACGGAAAGACTGTAGCATATGCTATCTCTGAAGGTGGAAGCGACTGGAGAAAAATCATCATCATGGATGTTGAATCGAAAAAAATAAAAGAAGATACATTAGTTGATGTTAAGTTCTCAGGAATTTCTTGGAAAGGAAATGACGGTTTTTACTATTCTAGTTATGACAAACCTAAAGGAAGTGAACTTTCGGCAAAAACAGATCAACATAAATTATATTACCATAAATTAGGGACTCCTCAGAATACAGACCAAGTAGTATTTGGAGCAACTCCAGAAGAAAAACATAGATATGTAGGAGGCTACCTAACTGATGATAATAAATACTTAGTTGTAACTGCATCCACTTCAACTTCTGGAAATAAATTATTTATTAAGGACTTATCTAAACCTAATAGTGACTTCGTAACAGTTGTTGATAATTTTAATAGTGACACCTACGTTGCCGATAATAAAGGAACGAAGTTATATTTAGTAACCAATCTTAACGCACCAAATCAAAAAATAGTAACAGTCGATGCAGTAAATCCTACACCAGAAAACTGGAAAGATTTCATTCCTGAAACGGAAAATGTTTTAAGCCCTTCAAAAGGATCTGGATATTTTTTTGCTGAGTATATGGTTGATGCTGTATCAAAAGTTTTTCAATATGATTATGATGGGAATTTAATTAGAGAAATCGAATTACCTGGAGTAGGTTCTGTTGGTGGTTTTGGTGGAAAAAAAGATGCTAAAGAATTATATTTTTCTTTCACTAATTATAACACACCAAGTTCATCTTATCAGTTCAACCCAAAAGATGGTAGTTATGAATTATATTGGAAACCGAACATTTCGTTTAATTCTGACGAATACGAAAGTAAACAGGTTTTTTATAATTCTAAAGATGGAACAAAAGTTCCAATTATTATAACGTATAAAAAAGGTTTAGAATTAAACGGAAAAAACCCAACTATTCTTTATGGTTATGGTGGATTTAACATAAGTCTAACTCCAAGTTTTAGTATTGCCAATGCTGTTTGGATGGAACAAGGAGGAGTATACGCAGTTCCTAATTTACGTGGTGGTGGTGAATACGGAAAAAAATGGCACGATGCGGGAACAAAACTGCAAAAACAAAATGTATTTGATGACTTCATTGCAGCAGCTGAGTATTTAATCAATAATAACTACACCTCTTCTGACTTCTTAGCAATAAGAGGCGGTTCGAATGGTGGGTTATTAGTAGGAGCTACTATGACTCAACGACCAGATTTAATGAAAGTAGCTTTGCCCGCTGTGGGAGTTTTAGATATGTTACGCTATCATACTTTCACTGCTGGAGCTGGATGGGCGTATGATTATGGAACAGCAGAAGATAATAAAGAGATGTTCGAGTACTTAAAAGGATACTCGCCTGTTCACAATGTAAAAGAAGGTGTAGAATATCCAGCTACGATGGTAACAACTGGTGACCATGATGACCGTGTAGTTCCTGCACATAGTTTTAAATTTGCGGCTGAGCTTCAAGACAAACAACAAGGTAGTAATCCTGTATTAATTAGAATTGAAACCAATGCAGGTCATGGTGCTGGAACTCCAGTTGCTAAGACTATTGAACAATATGCAGATATTTTCGGATTTACTTTACATAACATGGGATTCGAGAATTTACCAGATTCAAAAACCGAAAAAATTAAGCCTTAA